One part of the Arcanobacterium phocisimile genome encodes these proteins:
- a CDS encoding type IV toxin-antitoxin system AbiEi family antitoxin domain-containing protein: protein MEEFENLAMSQWGMFTTAQAQQMGVRRNQISRLRDAGRVEELTYGVYQYVSGNQTSHADVKAAWLSVFPKETVYDRLNKPNFDAVISGRTAAYMHGVGDFHASPYTFTLSVRKQTTRDDIRYFRQEIDPKDIILVEQVPVTTMERTIYDLIRLGEDPDLIANIIADAARNEYRFDQERLAYLLKPLAKKHGYSTGDGEAFARDLFTRNAALLQLNAGVATLAQSFEMITEAGKAMRAQHNMLKDSAEAIAKTTGLYSESYRSLMRTLSMASEIQGWFKSLELGKETMESLNASFRQSTPDFSELNAILGKKSADD from the coding sequence GTGGAAGAATTTGAAAATCTGGCAATGTCGCAGTGGGGTATGTTCACTACTGCACAAGCTCAACAAATGGGAGTGCGGCGTAATCAAATCTCTCGACTCCGCGATGCAGGTCGTGTAGAAGAGCTGACCTATGGCGTGTACCAGTATGTGTCTGGTAACCAAACCTCGCATGCTGATGTCAAGGCGGCGTGGTTATCGGTCTTTCCAAAAGAAACAGTTTACGATCGGCTCAACAAACCGAACTTTGATGCGGTTATTTCTGGCAGAACTGCGGCCTATATGCATGGTGTTGGGGATTTTCATGCTTCTCCGTATACGTTCACGCTGTCTGTGCGTAAACAAACCACACGTGATGATATCCGTTATTTTCGTCAAGAGATTGACCCAAAAGATATTATTCTGGTCGAGCAGGTGCCAGTGACCACTATGGAACGAACTATTTATGATCTTATCCGGCTCGGTGAAGATCCTGACCTGATCGCAAACATTATCGCTGATGCCGCCCGCAATGAATATAGATTCGATCAAGAACGTCTTGCCTATCTGCTTAAACCGCTGGCAAAGAAGCATGGATATTCAACAGGAGATGGGGAAGCGTTTGCCCGTGACTTGTTCACGCGTAATGCTGCTTTGCTGCAGTTGAACGCCGGTGTTGCAACTCTAGCGCAGTCTTTTGAAATGATAACAGAAGCCGGAAAGGCTATGCGTGCTCAACATAATATGTTGAAAGACTCTGCAGAGGCAATAGCGAAAACTACCGGGTTGTATTCTGAAAGCTACCGATCACTCATGCGTACTCTTTCGATGGCATCAGAGATCCAGGGATGGTTTAAAAGTCTAGAATTGGGGAAAGAAACCATGGAATCTCTTAACGCGTCGTTCCGTCAAAGTACGCCTGATTTTAGTGAGCTTAATGCGATCCTGGGAAAGAAGAGCGCCGATGACTGA
- a CDS encoding DEAD/DEAH box helicase: protein MCNWTTSFGVDSDLTIHTETCYLVAGENIIANKAIVELYSVLEESLATNPVPLYAKFVSVQDFEQSLDGALSDHDTQVESMVKSCGHMGGKFPLTPSQRTALHAFLSDDDGDITAVSGPPGTGKTTMLQAVVANLVTRHALEGIDAPLILCTSTNNQAVTNIIDSFSSVGAQAQGGFDVRWIPAASDAKTEEPLHSLATYCPAVSKYNSAKSRGYLLDTTHKEGAYSDYSDPGYIESATDYFQAQATTYLQASAQGPVASIASIQRVLKQQLLEIDRRRRQLIMSFSDYCESPRPSQTIAQEHENEAYQRTEHGRHAVTNRGQSLMKRLFRRSKARNTSDTASHHITRTEIAGQELEKILAELCVTGIISTEQSQKIRNSRSLSELDEILDVTLRYHEFWLAVHYYEATWLLAAENNEFVPEEDRYQTTARVMEKYWPQACALTPCFVLTTYQVPKYFSLWTGDKLHQHYSLSRADLLIVDEAGQIDTSIGASAFAFAKRAIVVGDERQLAPIWNIDPVTDEDLATGGESSSNNAGAYWDVMKKRGLTASQPSSVMKAASHAGNWAYSDPSKQPRPGLLLTEHFRCHSRIIGFCNELIYDGQLQPRRSEQNYRLADTVANPFMFYRVAGTQDHTAGSSRVNREEADAIAHWIGDNYEFFETRYCGGGDDGEARLGKDAIIGVVTPFAAQVALIRRALRKHCPDIARQIKVGTAHSLQGAERPVILFSSVYGETSERAAFIDNTLELMNVAVSRAKDLFVVVGCQARWKDQGSVFSLVRAYAQTPVDSPFVMGATGATQESFDEDVLYKKSYWENYGYMVASDMLRSWGSTVKPQELNKALIRDGYLIRDDGVLRPTSRGVKVGIVRYQGESRDGKAFVNVCYSPQAQDLIRELYGEARDHVLLY, encoded by the coding sequence TTGTGTAATTGGACGACGTCGTTCGGCGTTGATTCGGACCTAACAATACATACTGAGACGTGTTACCTGGTTGCGGGAGAGAATATTATTGCGAATAAGGCAATTGTTGAGTTGTATTCTGTTCTCGAAGAATCATTAGCAACTAACCCGGTTCCGTTGTACGCAAAGTTTGTTTCGGTACAAGATTTTGAGCAGAGTCTAGATGGAGCCTTATCCGATCACGATACGCAGGTTGAAAGTATGGTGAAATCTTGCGGACATATGGGCGGTAAGTTCCCGCTCACACCATCCCAGCGTACCGCGCTTCATGCGTTTTTATCTGATGACGACGGCGATATTACTGCAGTCAGTGGTCCGCCGGGTACTGGGAAGACGACGATGCTTCAAGCAGTTGTTGCCAATCTTGTTACCCGGCATGCGCTAGAAGGCATTGATGCGCCATTGATTTTGTGTACCTCAACGAATAATCAAGCAGTGACGAATATTATTGATTCGTTTAGCTCGGTGGGGGCGCAAGCTCAAGGTGGTTTTGATGTGCGCTGGATACCAGCCGCGTCTGATGCTAAAACTGAAGAGCCGTTACATAGCTTAGCTACCTACTGCCCGGCCGTTTCTAAGTATAATAGTGCGAAATCTCGCGGCTATCTCCTCGACACTACGCATAAGGAAGGTGCGTACTCCGATTATTCGGATCCGGGCTATATCGAGTCGGCTACTGATTATTTTCAAGCACAAGCAACGACATATCTTCAAGCCAGCGCACAAGGACCAGTAGCCAGTATCGCGAGTATTCAACGGGTGCTCAAACAACAACTGTTGGAGATCGATCGTCGTCGTCGCCAACTCATTATGAGCTTCAGTGACTATTGTGAAAGCCCACGTCCGTCACAAACGATAGCCCAAGAACACGAAAATGAAGCGTATCAGCGCACCGAGCATGGCAGGCATGCAGTAACGAATCGTGGCCAGAGCTTGATGAAGAGGCTCTTTCGCCGCTCCAAAGCAAGAAACACATCTGACACAGCATCACATCACATAACGCGCACAGAGATAGCTGGCCAAGAGCTGGAGAAGATCTTGGCAGAATTGTGCGTCACCGGCATCATTAGCACCGAACAGAGTCAGAAGATCCGCAACTCAAGGTCCCTGAGTGAACTTGATGAGATCCTTGACGTCACATTGAGGTATCACGAGTTTTGGCTGGCGGTACACTATTACGAAGCGACCTGGTTGCTTGCAGCAGAAAATAACGAGTTTGTGCCAGAAGAAGACCGATACCAAACTACCGCGAGGGTGATGGAGAAGTATTGGCCACAGGCATGTGCACTAACCCCGTGCTTTGTGCTGACCACCTACCAGGTGCCGAAATATTTTTCGCTGTGGACTGGCGATAAGTTACATCAGCACTATAGCCTCTCCCGTGCAGATCTGCTCATAGTCGATGAAGCCGGACAAATAGATACCTCGATTGGGGCATCTGCTTTCGCGTTCGCCAAGCGCGCGATTGTTGTGGGCGACGAACGTCAGCTCGCACCGATCTGGAATATTGATCCAGTCACTGACGAAGATCTAGCTACCGGTGGCGAATCGTCGTCGAACAACGCAGGGGCATACTGGGACGTTATGAAAAAGCGCGGTTTAACGGCGTCACAGCCGTCGTCGGTGATGAAAGCGGCTAGTCATGCAGGTAACTGGGCGTATTCAGATCCGTCCAAGCAGCCGCGCCCGGGCTTGCTCTTGACCGAACACTTTCGGTGCCATTCGCGGATCATCGGATTTTGCAACGAACTCATATACGACGGGCAACTTCAACCACGTCGCTCAGAACAAAACTATCGCCTCGCAGATACCGTAGCCAACCCGTTCATGTTCTATCGTGTTGCGGGCACGCAGGACCACACTGCCGGTTCGAGCCGGGTCAATCGAGAAGAAGCCGACGCTATCGCTCACTGGATCGGGGACAACTACGAATTTTTCGAGACGCGGTATTGCGGTGGGGGTGACGACGGCGAAGCGCGGTTAGGTAAGGACGCTATCATCGGCGTCGTTACGCCGTTTGCTGCGCAAGTTGCCCTAATTAGACGTGCCTTGCGTAAGCACTGTCCAGATATCGCCCGTCAAATTAAGGTCGGTACTGCGCATTCTCTACAAGGTGCAGAACGGCCAGTTATCCTCTTTTCATCGGTCTATGGGGAAACAAGTGAGCGAGCGGCGTTTATCGATAACACGTTAGAACTGATGAATGTGGCGGTCTCGCGGGCAAAGGATCTGTTCGTCGTCGTTGGATGTCAGGCACGCTGGAAAGACCAAGGTAGCGTGTTTAGTTTGGTGCGCGCCTATGCGCAAACCCCGGTGGATTCGCCGTTTGTTATGGGTGCTACGGGCGCCACGCAAGAATCTTTCGACGAGGATGTGCTTTACAAAAAGTCCTATTGGGAAAACTACGGCTATATGGTTGCGAGCGATATGTTACGAAGTTGGGGTAGTACTGTGAAGCCCCAAGAGCTCAACAAAGCATTGATCCGGGATGGCTATCTGATACGTGACGACGGCGTGCTACGGCCAACGAGTCGTGGAGTTAAAGTAGGTATCGTGAGGTACCAGGGTGAATCTCGCGATGGCAAAGCTTTCGTTAATGTCTGTTATTCGCCGCAGGCGCAGGATTTGATTCGAGAGTTATATGGGGAGGCTAGAGACCACGTTCTGCTATACTGA
- a CDS encoding DUF262 domain-containing protein: MQLKPSDMNIESILGFYPTMMIPNFQRDYSWDKTYYKRFLDDIIDALYIDPTKKRPIIPTEYFIGTMVFSGSEKTDETIDVVDGQQRLTVITIMLSALSYKFEEIGSQKIASATFSYVKRENNYGELVPRIQTKTSHPFFLAYVQSLGAHADVQPSTDEEMNIKRTYDFFNKELDESHLRERDHFKELDISYEDLLLGIRDQILKMRVISIVTEDKGVAYKVFEILNAKGKQLASVDLIKNSVLEPFHNDEKGMDERLYTQWESLKNILRKRDPEIGFVTFYRHYWFSKYNKCPTTRLYDKFKSKFLKGPEKQKKDKLIAFVTDLCKEAEVYMKIAHPLLEDFNNRKEYNWAVQSLNNVERTFGVTQPRIAFMALMDVKSRNLIGNKSFKRAIQFIENFIFIYSALLKKQANIYEARFSTFAIKLRKSTSKNETERIINDHLFAAFEDKIPTEEAFISSFIALKYSKSPRPTNMLTKYVLNKLSISFTNGRDHFWDDATIEHIINENPDNEHTLLIGNLICLEKSLNEEADNRRFDEKLAIYRNSKYDEVIKLCDEYSQFDSEIIEKRSVALGEYYYRTIIKPALLP, translated from the coding sequence ATGCAGTTGAAACCAAGCGACATGAATATAGAGTCCATCCTCGGTTTCTACCCAACGATGATGATCCCAAACTTCCAACGCGATTATAGCTGGGACAAAACTTACTACAAGCGTTTTCTAGATGACATCATCGATGCATTATATATTGACCCAACAAAGAAAAGACCTATAATTCCGACCGAATATTTCATAGGCACAATGGTTTTTTCCGGTTCCGAAAAAACTGATGAAACAATTGATGTTGTCGATGGGCAACAAAGATTAACTGTAATAACAATAATGCTATCGGCTTTATCCTACAAATTCGAAGAAATTGGTTCACAAAAAATCGCTTCAGCTACTTTCTCTTACGTTAAACGCGAAAACAATTATGGAGAATTAGTCCCACGCATCCAAACAAAAACCTCGCACCCTTTCTTCCTTGCATATGTACAATCTCTGGGGGCGCATGCGGATGTGCAGCCTTCAACTGACGAAGAAATGAATATCAAGCGGACATACGATTTTTTCAATAAGGAATTGGACGAAAGTCATCTGAGGGAGCGTGACCACTTTAAAGAATTAGATATATCCTACGAAGATCTGCTATTAGGAATCCGTGACCAGATCTTAAAAATGCGAGTCATTTCGATTGTTACAGAAGATAAGGGGGTTGCATATAAAGTTTTCGAAATTTTGAACGCAAAAGGAAAACAGCTTGCTAGTGTTGACCTCATTAAAAATTCTGTTCTCGAGCCATTCCATAACGATGAAAAAGGCATGGATGAACGGCTCTACACGCAATGGGAAAGTTTGAAAAATATTCTCCGAAAGCGCGACCCGGAAATTGGTTTTGTCACATTTTACAGGCACTATTGGTTCTCCAAATACAACAAATGCCCAACTACGCGACTGTACGACAAATTCAAATCTAAATTCTTAAAAGGCCCTGAAAAGCAGAAAAAGGATAAACTCATCGCATTTGTTACGGATCTATGTAAAGAAGCAGAAGTGTACATGAAGATCGCTCACCCGCTATTAGAAGATTTTAACAATAGAAAAGAATATAACTGGGCAGTCCAAAGTTTAAATAACGTCGAAAGGACATTCGGAGTGACACAACCCCGAATTGCTTTCATGGCCTTGATGGACGTTAAATCACGAAATCTCATTGGCAACAAATCATTTAAACGCGCAATCCAGTTTATTGAAAATTTTATATTTATTTATTCTGCATTGTTGAAAAAACAAGCAAATATATATGAGGCTCGATTTTCTACTTTTGCAATCAAACTTCGTAAAAGCACAAGCAAAAACGAGACAGAGCGAATTATCAATGATCATTTATTCGCTGCTTTTGAAGATAAAATACCCACCGAAGAGGCTTTCATATCGAGTTTTATAGCGTTGAAGTATTCGAAATCGCCGAGGCCAACAAACATGCTAACAAAATATGTTTTAAATAAGCTCAGTATCTCATTCACTAACGGGAGAGATCATTTTTGGGATGACGCTACTATAGAACATATCATCAATGAAAACCCCGATAACGAACATACACTACTAATCGGAAACTTAATTTGCCTTGAAAAGTCACTGAACGAGGAAGCAGACAATCGTAGATTTGACGAAAAACTAGCCATCTATCGAAACTCTAAATACGATGAAGTAATTAAACTTTGCGACGAGTACAGTCAATTTGATTCAGAAATTATTGAAAAGCGTTCCGTTGCACTTGGGGAATACTACTACAGGACGATTATCAAACCTGCCTTATTGCCATAG
- a CDS encoding TfoX/Sxy family protein produces MDQLSDLGSIRSIPMMGGYIFYYKERIFGGIYSKGFMVKITEASKKYMPDSEPEPPYTGAKPMLPVTILDDRKTMQKMIEEMYPELPERKVKKPR; encoded by the coding sequence ATGGATCAACTATCTGATCTTGGGTCTATCCGAAGTATCCCTATGATGGGCGGATATATCTTTTACTATAAAGAACGCATATTTGGCGGGATTTACAGTAAAGGTTTTATGGTAAAGATTACTGAGGCAAGCAAGAAGTATATGCCGGATAGCGAACCGGAACCTCCGTATACCGGGGCAAAACCGATGTTGCCTGTAACCATTCTGGATGATAGAAAAACGATGCAGAAGATGATTGAAGAAATGTATCCGGAATTGCCTGAAAGAAAAGTAAAGAAACCACGGTGA
- a CDS encoding carotenoid biosynthesis protein: protein MPLVVAALAVVTLAFMTWYAVKVLGWKPALAMIGSGLAIAYVLEEIGVHTGLIFGRYYFTALMGPKLDVIPIAVFSGWVTLLYIAWVITNLLIDGSPIPTRHTPGLIVLRAVVGALVVTTFDLNYDPIAVENGWWVWLDGGSYFGVPVHNYVGWFFVAFVSYLVHGYQLRRKQVLSLEVASKGVRRLSIVPVVLYGISGLTFILVNSGGQLGLISFYVFGIPFLVAAWKWGVWYKNLSTTTRLSAGSR, encoded by the coding sequence ATGCCTCTTGTTGTGGCTGCGTTGGCGGTAGTGACTTTAGCTTTTATGACTTGGTATGCAGTGAAAGTGTTGGGGTGGAAGCCTGCACTTGCCATGATCGGCAGTGGTTTAGCTATAGCCTATGTCTTGGAAGAGATAGGTGTGCATACCGGTCTTATTTTTGGCAGATACTATTTCACTGCGCTGATGGGTCCGAAACTGGATGTTATCCCTATTGCGGTATTTTCCGGTTGGGTCACGCTTCTTTACATTGCATGGGTAATAACAAATCTGTTGATTGATGGTTCCCCAATTCCTACCAGGCATACGCCTGGCCTGATTGTTTTGCGAGCGGTTGTAGGTGCATTGGTTGTGACCACTTTTGACTTAAACTACGACCCAATTGCGGTGGAAAACGGATGGTGGGTGTGGCTGGATGGAGGCTCGTACTTCGGTGTCCCTGTACATAACTATGTGGGGTGGTTCTTCGTAGCCTTCGTGTCTTATTTGGTTCATGGGTATCAGTTACGCCGTAAACAAGTACTATCTTTAGAAGTAGCTTCGAAGGGCGTGCGTCGGTTGAGTATCGTTCCTGTTGTGCTGTACGGAATATCAGGACTTACTTTTATCCTTGTCAACTCTGGTGGGCAGCTGGGTCTTATCTCGTTTTATGTTTTCGGGATCCCATTCCTTGTGGCGGCATGGAAATGGGGCGTGTGGTACAAGAACTTGTCGACAACTACTAGGCTATCGGCAGGTTCACGGTAG
- a CDS encoding nucleotidyl transferase AbiEii/AbiGii toxin family protein has product MSVLLGKTKRLNALSIDLVVDRIPVEETDAIEPANRLHIEGIPVFKYRVYPVVHAVADKVCATMQRYEGGRVSSRVRDLVDLIIYLRNEKIDGDALARRIASEARIRRLGTLESFYVPEAWFNDYSGNFRRIAKEAKIPDELQDVATAEELVKICIDPALVGETVGLVWDPTALQWEEKGSDSENSPSLDSGRGF; this is encoded by the coding sequence ATTTCTGTACTTCTTGGTAAAACAAAGAGACTCAATGCGTTATCAATTGATCTCGTAGTTGATCGTATCCCGGTTGAAGAAACAGATGCTATTGAACCGGCAAATCGATTGCATATAGAAGGAATTCCAGTTTTTAAGTATCGCGTTTATCCAGTAGTGCATGCTGTAGCAGATAAAGTGTGCGCAACGATGCAACGCTATGAGGGTGGCCGAGTCTCTAGTCGGGTTAGAGATCTTGTAGATCTTATTATTTATCTGCGGAATGAAAAAATTGATGGAGATGCGCTTGCAAGACGGATAGCATCAGAAGCTCGGATTCGGCGACTTGGAACTCTTGAATCTTTTTATGTTCCGGAGGCCTGGTTTAACGACTACTCGGGAAACTTCCGAAGGATTGCTAAAGAAGCAAAGATTCCGGATGAGCTGCAGGATGTTGCGACCGCTGAAGAGCTAGTAAAAATCTGTATTGATCCGGCTCTGGTGGGAGAAACAGTTGGTTTAGTGTGGGACCCTACGGCATTGCAGTGGGAGGAAAAGGGCAGCGATTCTGAAAATAGTCCTTCTTTGGATTCAGGACGAGGCTTCTGA
- a CDS encoding prenyltransferase, translating to MKSLPNSANPSLWWVLFETSRPLSWINTAYPFAIAYGLQSSRIDWYLILGTLFFLIPYNLFMYGVNDVFDYESDLQNPRKGGVEGALVARRFHQQILWAVVITTTIPTLILLFGASIWTGLVLLYVLFMVAAYSAKYLRFKEVPFLDSFTSSTHFVGPAVVGLLAAASRYPDVQISEASWLGIAAFFLWGMASQAFGAVQDVIPDRQGSIRSIATQIGAAHTVRTAIALYLLSAALLVLRGGAGLWVCPLVLVYALNILPWVSVSDAQSGRTHSGWVRFLWLNYVVGFLLTLVIISAVQGWIAG from the coding sequence ATGAAATCACTTCCTAACAGTGCGAACCCCAGCCTTTGGTGGGTACTTTTTGAGACTTCGCGTCCCTTATCGTGGATCAACACAGCTTACCCATTCGCGATTGCTTACGGACTGCAAAGCAGTCGAATTGACTGGTATTTAATTCTAGGCACCCTGTTTTTCTTGATTCCCTACAACCTGTTCATGTACGGAGTCAATGATGTTTTTGACTATGAATCAGACCTACAAAATCCACGTAAAGGCGGAGTCGAGGGAGCTCTGGTTGCGCGGCGATTCCACCAGCAGATTCTGTGGGCGGTGGTGATCACAACTACCATTCCGACGCTGATTTTATTGTTTGGAGCAAGCATCTGGACGGGCCTGGTATTGCTCTATGTGCTGTTTATGGTGGCAGCCTATTCCGCCAAATATTTACGGTTCAAAGAGGTTCCTTTCCTAGATTCATTTACGTCTTCTACACATTTTGTGGGCCCCGCGGTGGTGGGGTTGCTTGCGGCAGCTAGCCGCTACCCCGATGTTCAGATTTCGGAAGCTAGTTGGCTGGGAATTGCCGCTTTCTTCTTGTGGGGAATGGCTTCGCAGGCTTTCGGGGCGGTTCAGGACGTCATTCCGGACCGGCAGGGATCAATTCGTTCCATTGCTACCCAGATCGGTGCTGCTCATACGGTGCGCACAGCCATCGCGTTGTATCTGCTTTCCGCTGCGCTTTTGGTTCTCCGTGGTGGCGCCGGCTTGTGGGTCTGCCCGCTCGTGCTGGTCTATGCGCTAAATATCCTGCCATGGGTCAGTGTTAGTGATGCTCAGTCTGGGCGCACACATAGCGGTTGGGTCCGGTTCTTGTGGCTGAACTATGTGGTGGGGTTTTTACTAACTCTGGTTATTATTTCTGCGGTTCAGGGATGGATCGCAGGCTGA